The region AGACACCGCTGACGAGCACACATACGACCGGCAAAGAGCGGTTGACTCGTGCGCAGTTTCGGGCCAGTCATGGACCCGACCCGGAATCTGTGCGCCTGGTAAAAGCATTTGCGAAGGAGTTCGGCCTTGCGGTGCAGCCGGGAACGCCGGCGCCAGGACGACGCACCATCAAACTCACAGGAACCGTCGCAAAGCTGCAACGTGCTTTCGGCGTCTCTCTGATGCACCAGACTGTGGGTGCAAGCCTTTGTCGCGTTCGTCAGGGAGGCATCCACCTGCCGCAGGAGTTGGCCGGGCACGTAGTCGCGGTGCTGGGGCTCGACAACCGTCCGCAGGCGCAGCCGCACTTCCGCATCGCCGGTCAGCAGGGCGCAGCGGCGGCTCGTCTGGCACAGGGATCGGGCTTCGCCCGGCCGCACGCAGCTGCCGGAATCTCATACACCCCTGTGCAAGTGGGACAGCTCTATGGTTTTCCAGCGGATGCTACAGCCTTCAACCAGACCATCGCGCTCATCGAACTCGGTGGAGGGTTCCGCCAGGCCGACATCACGGCGTACTTCAAATCGCTAGGCCAAGCGCCTCCCAAGGTCGTCGCCGTGTCGGTCTCCGGCGGCAAGAACTCACCCGGCGATGCAAACGGAGCCGACGGAGAGGTGATGCTCGATGTCGAGGTTGCCGCCGCCATCGCCCCTGGCAGCCGTATCGTCGTCTATTTCGCGCCCAATACCGACCAGGGCTTTGTAGATGCGATCGCTTCAGCCGTTCACGACACGGCGAATAACCCCAGCGTCATCTCTATCTCCTGGGGAGCGGCCGAGGTCAATTGGACCGCCCAGGCGATGAATGCTCTCGACGCGGCGTGCCAATCGGCAGCGGCGCTCGGCATCACGATCACAGTAGCATCCGGTGACAACGGATCTTCCGACGGCGTCAGCGACAACGGCAAACACGTCGACTTCCCTGCTTCGAGTCCTCACGTGCTCGCCTGCGGCGGAACCCGGCTGGCAGGCTCCGGCGGATCCATCACCTCGGAGACCGTATGGAACGACACCAACGGCGGAGCTACTGGTGGAGGTGTCAGCAACCTCTTCGCGCTTCCTTCGTGGCAGAAGACCGCGGGCGTTCCTGGCCCCACGGGTACAAGCGGAGGCCGTGGCGTTCCTGATGTCGCCGGTAACGCTGACCCACAGACCGGCTACACGATACGCGTCGATGGTCAGACGCTCGTCATTGGAGGCACCAGCGCAGTCGCTCCCCTGTGGGCGGGACTGCTCGCGCTTGCGAATCAGCAGAACAGCAAGTCTGCAGGCTTCATCAACTCGGTCATCTATGCCTCGAAGGCCAAGCCGGCCTTCCGCGATATTACGCAGGGAAATAACGGGGCCTTCCAGGCGGATTCCGGATGGGATGCCTGTACTGGCCTGGGCTCACCCGTTGCACCGAAGCTCATCGCGATCGTCAATCCGACTGGCAGCAATGCTGCGACGAAGAAGCTAGCGACAGGCCCGAAGAATGCAAAACGTACTTCCGCAGCGAACGGCGTGCGGAAGCTTCCGGGCAAGCGCAAACCGCCAACCCTGACTCTGAAACGAGGAAAGTCGGCTGGCTGAATCTAGCTCTTCTCAGAGAAGGTATGGATGCCGCATTCGAGCTTCTTACCGCCCCAGCGGCCGCTGCGTGCATCCGCACCCACCTCTGGAATCGCCGTGCAGGGCTCGCAGCCGATGCTGGTATATCCGCGCGCATACAGCTCCAATTGAGGAATCCCCACGCGCTCTGCATATGCCGTGACACGGGCCCAGTCCCAGTCGGCCAGCACACTTACCTTCTTCATATGCTTGCCCGTCGGGGTCTTGTGATCCTCTACCTTCTTCAGATTGGCACGGGTGGGCGACTGCTCTCGCCGCAGGCCGGTAAACCACCAGTCGAACGGCTCGAGTGAGCGCATCAAAGGCTCAACCTTGCGGGCCTGGCAGCAGGCCGTTGGATTCACAATATTGAGAATGCCGAACTGCCCCTCGAACTCCTTTACCGTCGTCGTCGGCAGCGCATTCACCAGGTTGAGATTCCACTCCTTCGCCATGCGATCGCGATACGCAATCACCTCCGCGAAGTGATAACCCGTCTCCAGAAAAATCACCGGGACATCAGGCAGGTGCTTCAAAAGCATGTGGAGAGCGACCATATCTTCCGTCTGAAAACTGGATGTCAGGCAGACTGAACCTTTAGCCGCGCCGTCGACAACCTGCGCCACCAGTTCTTCCGCCGTCAATGCCTCGTAGTCGATGGTATCCAGCACGCTCATATCCGCACCCCCGCTAACCGCAGAATCTCGTCTTCTTCCAGTCCGTCACCGATCACAACTTCGCCCTCGGCAAACTCCTGTGTCGCGTGGACCACATCGGCAGCAAGTTGGCGAGCCGTGATCGCCGTAACCCCCGCGATATCCAGTGCGCGTACAACAGCTGTCAACGAAGCATCAGGGATCAGTGAATCATCGATCAGTACCGCACGATGGCCACGAGCCTCCAGGGCATCGCGCAGACGCTCTGCAAGAGCAGCCCGTCCAGCCACAACAACCAGGGAAGCCTGTAATCCGTTGCCCTCTTCTGTCGAAACGGCACCGGCGATCATCGCAGCGCCCACTGTTGCGTTCGTCAGTCCGTCGATCAGGATCAGCGAGCCCGTCATCCTGTTCTCGACATATGCATCAAAGAACAGCGGAAGATTGGTCTCCAGCTCCACTTCGGCGATCTCATTCATCGCCAGGTGATCGGCCTGCAGGTGTTCGAGCGAGTTCACATCGACGCGATACCGGATGGCTTTGACCGTGGCGCGAACGCTTCGCGTCGTATGCTTCGCCAGATACGTTCGCCCTACCACCAGAGGCTCTTCATGCATCCACACCACCATGGCGCGCAAACGTCGTGTGACCTGTGGCAGAGCGGAATCATCGCCTGCCGGGACCAGCATCTCACCGCGGCTCACGTCGATCTCGTCTTCGAGCTCGACTGTGATGCTCTGGGGCGGAGCGGCCACCGGGAGGTCGCCATCCCAGGTCACAATTCTCTTGACGGTCGTCTCTTTCTTCGAAGGAAGAGCCATCACACGATCGCCCTGCCGCAGCATGCCGCGGGCAACCTGGCCGGCAAAGCCGCGGAAGTTCGCATCGGGCCGGACCACCAGCTGCACCGGAAATCGCAGCGGACCATGATAATCGCTGGTCGCCAGAGGGACTGTCTCCAGAAACTCCAGCAGCGTTGGACCGTCGTACCACGGCATCTTTGCGCTGGGAGAGACAACATTGTCCCCTTCGAGAGCGCTCACGGGGATCACCGTCACACTCTTCAGACCCAGCTTCGTGGCGAACTCCACAAACTCCGCGCGGATCGAGGCAAACGTCGACTCTGCATAGTCCACAAGGTCCATCTTGTTGACTGCGGCAACGACATGCGGAATTCCCAGCAGCGCAGCGATGTAGGTATGCCGGCGCGATTGCGGCAACAGCTTGCCTTCGCGAAGGTACGCCTTCGCATCGATCAGAACCACCGCTACATCTGCCGTCGAGGCTCCCGTGGCCATGTTGCGGGTGTACTGCTCGTGACCGGGGGTATCCGCAATGATGAACTTCCGCCGTGACGTCGAAAAATAGCGGTACGCGACGTCGATCGTGATGCCCTGCTCGCGCTCGGCCTTCAGACCGTCAGTCAGCAGAGAGAGGTCCACATGGCCGTTGGCCGCGCGATTAACGCGGCTCTTCTTCACCGCTGCAAGCTGGTCTTCGTACACGCTCTTGGTGTCGTGCAGCAGCCTGCCGATCAGCGTGCTCTTGCCGTCGTCGACACTGCCCGCGGTGGTAAAACGCAGCAGTTCCTGCCCCAGATGAGCTTCCAGAAACTCTTCAAAATTCTTTGTTGCTGTCGCACTCATCAGAAGTAGCCCTCCCGCTTCTTTACCTCCATCGAACCCTCTTCGTCGTGGTCGATGGCCCT is a window of Edaphobacter sp. 12200R-103 DNA encoding:
- a CDS encoding protease pro-enzyme activation domain-containing protein produces the protein MAPTKVSTRFSVQQRTLLPGSERAAAPGIAKAPAPAGNRATVSVIVRRKTPLTSTHTTGKERLTRAQFRASHGPDPESVRLVKAFAKEFGLAVQPGTPAPGRRTIKLTGTVAKLQRAFGVSLMHQTVGASLCRVRQGGIHLPQELAGHVVAVLGLDNRPQAQPHFRIAGQQGAAAARLAQGSGFARPHAAAGISYTPVQVGQLYGFPADATAFNQTIALIELGGGFRQADITAYFKSLGQAPPKVVAVSVSGGKNSPGDANGADGEVMLDVEVAAAIAPGSRIVVYFAPNTDQGFVDAIASAVHDTANNPSVISISWGAAEVNWTAQAMNALDAACQSAAALGITITVASGDNGSSDGVSDNGKHVDFPASSPHVLACGGTRLAGSGGSITSETVWNDTNGGATGGGVSNLFALPSWQKTAGVPGPTGTSGGRGVPDVAGNADPQTGYTIRVDGQTLVIGGTSAVAPLWAGLLALANQQNSKSAGFINSVIYASKAKPAFRDITQGNNGAFQADSGWDACTGLGSPVAPKLIAIVNPTGSNAATKKLATGPKNAKRTSAANGVRKLPGKRKPPTLTLKRGKSAG
- a CDS encoding phosphoadenylyl-sulfate reductase; the protein is MSVLDTIDYEALTAEELVAQVVDGAAKGSVCLTSSFQTEDMVALHMLLKHLPDVPVIFLETGYHFAEVIAYRDRMAKEWNLNLVNALPTTTVKEFEGQFGILNIVNPTACCQARKVEPLMRSLEPFDWWFTGLRREQSPTRANLKKVEDHKTPTGKHMKKVSVLADWDWARVTAYAERVGIPQLELYARGYTSIGCEPCTAIPEVGADARSGRWGGKKLECGIHTFSEKS
- the cysN gene encoding sulfate adenylyltransferase subunit CysN, producing MSATATKNFEEFLEAHLGQELLRFTTAGSVDDGKSTLIGRLLHDTKSVYEDQLAAVKKSRVNRAANGHVDLSLLTDGLKAEREQGITIDVAYRYFSTSRRKFIIADTPGHEQYTRNMATGASTADVAVVLIDAKAYLREGKLLPQSRRHTYIAALLGIPHVVAAVNKMDLVDYAESTFASIRAEFVEFATKLGLKSVTVIPVSALEGDNVVSPSAKMPWYDGPTLLEFLETVPLATSDYHGPLRFPVQLVVRPDANFRGFAGQVARGMLRQGDRVMALPSKKETTVKRIVTWDGDLPVAAPPQSITVELEDEIDVSRGEMLVPAGDDSALPQVTRRLRAMVVWMHEEPLVVGRTYLAKHTTRSVRATVKAIRYRVDVNSLEHLQADHLAMNEIAEVELETNLPLFFDAYVENRMTGSLILIDGLTNATVGAAMIAGAVSTEEGNGLQASLVVVAGRAALAERLRDALEARGHRAVLIDDSLIPDASLTAVVRALDIAGVTAITARQLAADVVHATQEFAEGEVVIGDGLEEDEILRLAGVRI